TCCTCTTGGATAAGGAGACGGGCAAGCCCATCACCGCGGCTGAGGCCAAGCTGGCCGAAACCCCCGGCAAGGTGGTTGACGAAGAAGAGCTGAAGCGGATGTCCGCCTTCAAGAACTTCATCGAGGGCTTGGACCTTAGCGGCCTGGGCAGAGAAGACGACCAGAGCAAGGGCAAAAAGTAAGGCGTTCCTCTCTTTTTGCCGGTGTTCATTCCGGCCCGTTCTTCTGCTAGAATCTGCGCCGTCGCCTAGTCCAACCGTCCTGCTTCAACTTTGTTGACAGCAAAAGAAGTTGTGATAAAATGCACAAGGCCAATCGCCCGCCGGGTCAAGAGCCCAGACTTATCCGGATGGTTGATGTCCTCCGGCTCCTGGGATTCGGGTGGTATTTCGGACTGTGCATCGTTGGAGGTGTCGTCGGAGGATACTTTTTGGATAAATGGCTGGATACAAAGCCGCTCTTTATCCTGATTGGGTTGGCGCTTGGCGGAGCGGCCGGTTTTTATGGACTCTACAAATTGCTGTTGCCCTTGTATCAAGCCGATAGGCTGGACGAGGGCAAGTAGCCGGGAGATTCGGGTTGAGCAGTAAGCAGAAAATCTGGCTCTTCGTCTTGCTCGCTGTGGTCGCCACCGTTTTAGGCCGGCTCTTCCTCAACTCTCCCA
The DNA window shown above is from Chloroflexota bacterium and carries:
- a CDS encoding AtpZ/AtpI family protein → MVDVLRLLGFGWYFGLCIVGGVVGGYFLDKWLDTKPLFILIGLALGGAAGFYGLYKLLLPLYQADRLDEGK